A window of the Bradyrhizobium diazoefficiens genome harbors these coding sequences:
- the hrcA gene encoding heat-inducible transcriptional repressor HrcA, whose product MAHHDPIHLIAPRAGLAQLNERSRDIFRQIVESYLATGEPVGSRNISRLIAMPLSPASVRNVMADLEQLGLIYAPHTSAGRLPTELGLRFFVDALMQVGDLTEAERQSIQSQLASVGHAQSVEAALDQALTRLSGLTRAAAVVLTPKSNARLKHIEFVRLEPEKALVILVGEDGQVENRVLTLPPGVPSSAIIEAGNFLNARIRGRTLAEARLELETALGEARAELDQLAQKVISAGIASWSGGENEDRQLIVRGHANLLEDLHALEDLERVRLLFDDLETKRGVIDLLGRAETAEGVRIFIGSENKLFSLSGSSTIISPYQDAAGRIVGVLGVIGPTRLNYARVIPTVDYAARIVSRLLGG is encoded by the coding sequence GTGGCCCATCACGATCCGATCCATCTGATCGCGCCGCGCGCAGGCCTCGCCCAGCTCAACGAGCGTTCCCGCGACATCTTTCGTCAAATTGTCGAAAGCTACCTCGCGACCGGCGAGCCGGTGGGCTCGCGCAATATTTCGCGGCTGATCGCGATGCCGCTGTCGCCGGCCTCGGTCCGCAATGTCATGGCCGATCTGGAACAGCTTGGCCTGATCTATGCTCCGCACACGTCCGCCGGCCGGCTGCCGACGGAACTCGGCCTGCGCTTCTTCGTCGACGCCCTGATGCAGGTCGGCGATCTCACCGAGGCCGAACGGCAGTCGATCCAGAGCCAGCTCGCCAGCGTCGGTCACGCCCAATCGGTGGAGGCGGCGCTGGATCAGGCGTTGACCCGGCTCTCCGGCCTGACGCGCGCTGCTGCGGTGGTGTTGACGCCGAAGTCCAATGCGCGGCTGAAGCACATCGAATTCGTCCGGCTAGAACCCGAGAAGGCGCTGGTGATCCTGGTCGGCGAGGACGGTCAGGTCGAAAATCGCGTGCTGACGCTGCCGCCGGGAGTTCCCTCCTCGGCCATCATCGAAGCCGGCAATTTCCTCAATGCGCGGATTCGCGGCCGGACGCTCGCCGAGGCGCGGCTCGAGCTGGAAACCGCGCTCGGAGAAGCCCGTGCCGAGCTCGATCAATTGGCCCAAAAGGTGATCTCGGCCGGGATCGCGAGCTGGTCGGGCGGCGAGAACGAGGACCGCCAGCTCATCGTCCGCGGCCACGCCAATCTGCTGGAGGATCTGCACGCGCTGGAGGATCTCGAGCGTGTTCGCTTGTTGTTCGACGATCTCGAGACCAAGCGCGGCGTGATCGACCTGCTGGGGCGCGCCGAAACTGCCGAAGGGGTGCGGATCTTCATTGGCAGCGAGAACAAGCTGTTCTCGCTGTCGGGCTCCTCCACCATCATCTCGCCCTATCAGGATGCGGCCGGCCGTATCGTCGGCGTTTTGGGCGTGATCGGACCGACGCGGCTGAATTATGCCCGCGTCATCCCGACTGTGGACTACGCCGCCCGCATCGTCAGCCGCCTGCTGGGGGGCTGA
- the rph gene encoding ribonuclease PH produces MRPSRRAPDELRPVTLERGVVKYAEGSCLVKFGDTHVLVTATLEDRLPPWLKGQGRGWVTAEYGMLPRATSERTRREAAAGKQSGRTVEIQRLIGRSLRTIVDLEALGERQITVDCDVLQADGGTRTASITGAWVALADCINWMKTRNMIKANVMRDNVAAISCGIYKGAPVLDLDYAEDSEAETDANFVMTGDGRIIEVQGTAEREPFTQDEFLALIALAQKGIARLVDLQKLAVA; encoded by the coding sequence ATGCGGCCGAGCCGCCGTGCGCCCGACGAATTGCGCCCCGTGACGCTTGAGCGTGGCGTGGTCAAATATGCGGAAGGGTCCTGCCTCGTGAAATTCGGCGACACCCATGTGCTGGTCACCGCCACGCTGGAAGACCGCCTGCCGCCTTGGCTGAAGGGCCAGGGCCGCGGCTGGGTCACTGCCGAATACGGCATGCTGCCGCGCGCGACCTCCGAACGCACCCGCCGCGAAGCCGCCGCCGGCAAGCAGAGCGGCCGCACCGTCGAGATTCAGCGCCTGATCGGGCGTTCGTTGCGCACCATCGTCGATCTCGAAGCACTCGGTGAGCGCCAGATCACGGTCGATTGCGACGTGCTCCAGGCCGACGGCGGCACCCGCACTGCCTCGATCACTGGCGCCTGGGTCGCGCTCGCCGACTGCATCAACTGGATGAAGACGCGCAACATGATCAAGGCCAACGTGATGCGCGACAACGTCGCCGCGATCTCCTGTGGCATCTACAAGGGCGCACCGGTGCTGGACCTCGACTATGCCGAGGATTCGGAAGCCGAGACCGACGCCAATTTCGTCATGACCGGCGATGGCCGTATCATCGAAGTGCAGGGCACCGCGGAACGCGAGCCGTTCACGCAGGACGAGTTCCTGGCGCTGATCGCCTTGGCGCAAAAAGGCATCGCGCGTCTCGTGGACTTGCAGAAACTCGCTGTCGCGTAG